A region from the Vicia villosa cultivar HV-30 ecotype Madison, WI linkage group LG3, Vvil1.0, whole genome shotgun sequence genome encodes:
- the LOC131660393 gene encoding glycine-rich RNA-binding protein GRP1A-like, translated as MADSEYRCFVGGLAWATDNDALDKAFSTFGEIVESKVILDRETGRSRGFGFVTFASEQSMKDAIEGMNGQDLDGRNITVNEAQSRGSGGGGGGGYRGGGGGGYGGGGGGYNRGGGGGGYGGGGGGGGYGGGGGRRDGGGGGYGGGGGYGGGGGGYGGGGGRDRGYGDGGSRYSRGGGGGGSEGDWRS; from the exons ATGGCTGATTCTGAGTACCGATGCTTTGTTGGTGGACTCGCCTGGGCCACCGACAACGACGCTCTCGACAAAGCGTTTTCCACCTTTGGCGAAATCGTCGAATCGAAG gttATCCTTGATCGTGAAACTGGAAGATCGAGAGGATTTGGATTTGTTACGTTTGCATCGGAGCAGTCGATGAAAGATGCGATTGAAGGGATGAACGGCCAGGATCTAGATGGACGTAACATCACTGTGAACGAGGCGCAAAGCCGTGGCAGTGGTGGTGGCGGTGGAGGTGGATACCGTGGAGGAGGTGGTGGAGGATAtggaggtggaggtggtggtTACAACCGTGGTGGAGGAGGTGGTGGTTATGGAGGAGGTGGAGGAGGTGGTGGTTATGGAGGAGGTGGTGGACGTCGTGATGGTGGAGGTGGTGGATATGGTGGAGGAGGTGGTTATGGAGGTGGTGGTGGCGGATATGGTGGAGGAGGTGGACGGGACCGTGGTTATGGAGATGGTGGATCTCGGTACTCAagaggaggtggtggtggtggttctGAAGGAGACTGGAGGAGTTAA
- the LOC131654972 gene encoding protein RADIALIS-like 6, whose protein sequence is MSSSWTPKQNKLFEKALAKFDKDTPDRWQNVAKAVGGKSVEEVKRHYEILLEDLKHIESGHVPIPNYKST, encoded by the coding sequence ATGTCTTCAAGTTGGActccaaaacaaaacaaattgtTCGAAAAAGCACTTGCGAAATTCGACAAAGATACCCCGGATCGTTGGCAAAATGTAGCGAAAGCGGTTGGTGGTAAATCAGTTGAGGAAGTTAAGAGACACTATGAGATACTCTTGGAGGATCTCAAACACATTGAGTCTGGTCATGTTCCTATTCCAAACTACAAGTCCACGTGA
- the LOC131657602 gene encoding uncharacterized protein LOC131657602 has translation MTVAWNVRGLNKMGKLREISSRLLQLHPTIAILLETRVKYDKSNKIREQLHLRGRFLDNYHDHANRENLDRLYEKDNIGDYFTWTNKHIVGTICSRIDHVLGNIDWLQTNIDVSLDILPPSVSDHCLLCLNDHTTHIRHKTHFTFTNSVVHVEGYHAAVYCSGKTDLLQAQDNLIVDRMNIDKIEKVKVCTEALIHWHELNVQILRQKAKIHWLREGDSNSAYFHASLKAKHQSTNLNILYKEDGTPIIQPEDIVQEMCKYYKNLMGTKENNIKVVDITAMRKGPQLSMTQRASLIAPITVEEIKKALRGIGDLKSPGVDGYGAKFFKTNWNLIEHDLIAVVEEFFGKNVMLRAFNETMVTLIPKHNAAKIIKEFRPIAGCSTFYKVISKILTTRLGGVLGTIIRKFQAAFVPGQKIHNHIFLAAELLKDYNRNNGTLRCMVQLDLQKAYDMVDWGSLESILQEVGLPRQFVSWIMTTVTTISYRFKINGAYTDRMEARRDIRQEDPLSPLLFVITMEYLNRLLVQMQENPNFNHHSKCERLQITNLTFADDFLLFARGDQGSVELMQQTLHIFLDSTGSNTTSWKSPVAWEKICKPKNKGDLSIVEMEMWNRIFLLKLLWNINAKMDSLWVRWIRSYYLKHDNVINRAIKPSDAGVFKAILQQRDLVQNVQTLWMTMLQDKKCNGRKIYNMLQGGISNGVWYNLVLDNKARPIAVFALWMLCHRKLPTRMRLHRWGMINITTCVFCDQEETIDHMFFDCVVLKRIWKAVLNWMGIHHDPGNLTYELNWLLLHYRGKGWRADPS, from the exons ATGACTGTGGCTTGGAATGTTAGGGGGTTAAATAAAATGGGAAAGCTTAGGGAGATTAGCTCCCGTCTTCTTCAGCTTCACCCTACTATTGCTATTTTGCTTGAAACTAGAGTTAAGTATGACAAATCTAATAAGATCAGGGAACAACTTCACTTGAGGGGTAGATTCCTAGATAACTATCATGACCATGCTAATAGGGAGAATTTGGATA GGCTCTATGAGAAAGACAACATAGGAGATTATTTTACTTGGACTAACAAGCACATTGTTGGTACTATATGTTCAAGGATTGATCATGTCCTTGGTAACATTGATTGGCTTCAGACAAACATTGATGTGTCTCTTGATATTCTGCCCCCAAGTGTTTCTGACCACTGTCTTTTATGCTTGAATGATCATACCACCCATATTAGACACAAGACTCACTTCACTTTTACCAATAGTGTGGTCCATGTGGAGGGTTACCATGCTGCT GTCTATTGCTCAGGCAAAACTGATTTGTTGCAGGCACAGGACAATCTTATTGTTGATAGAATGAACATTGACAAGATAGAGAAGGTCAAAGTGTGTACTGAGGCTCTTATTCATTGGCACGAGTTGAATGTTCAGATTTTGAGACAAAAAGCAAAAATACATTGGTTGAGAGAGGGTGATTCCAATTCTGCCTATTTCCATGCTTCCCTCAAAGCAAAGCATCAAAGCACCAATCTCAACATTCTTTACAAGGAAGATGGTACCCCTATCATTCAACCTGAAGATATTGTTCAAGAGATGTGTAAGTACTATAAGAATTTGATGGGCACTAAGGAGAACAACATTAAGGTGGTTGATATTACTGCTATGAGAAAAGGCCCTCAGCTGTCAATGACCCAAAGAGCCAGTCTCATTGCTCCAATCACTGTTGAGGAAATCAAGAAAGCTCTTAGAGGTATTGGTGATCTCAAAAGCCCTGGTGTAGATGGCTATGGAGCCAAATTCTTCAAAACTAACTGGAACCTTATTGAACATGATCTGATAGCAGTAGTGGAGGAATTCTTTGGTAAGAATGTGATGCTTAGAGCTTTCAATGAGACTATGGTAACCTTGATTCCTAAACACAATGCAGCTAAAATAATTAAAGAATTTAGACCTATTGCTGGTTGTTCCACATTCTACAAAGTGATTTCTAAAATTCTCACAACCAGACTTGGAGGTGTTTTGGGCACCATTATTAGAAAATTTCAAGCAGCTTTTGTCCCTGGGCAGAAAATCCATAACCATATTTTTCTGGCAGCTGAGTTACTCAAGGACTATAATAGGAATAATGGCACTCTTCGTTGTATGGTCCAACTTGATCTCCAAAAAGCTTATGATATGGTGGATTGGGGGTCTCTTGAAAGCATTTTGCAGGAGGTTGGCTTGCCTAGACAGTTTGTGAGTTGGATTATGACAACTGTGACCACGATTTCATATAGATTCAAGATTAATGGGGCTTACACTGATAGAATGGAAGCTAGAAGGGATATCAGACAAGAGGATCCCTTGTCCCCTCTTCTATTTGTTATCACCATGGAATATCTAAACAGACTGCTAGTTCAAATGCAGGAAAATCCCAACTTTAATCACCATTCAAAATGTGAGAGACTTCAGATAACTAACCTCACATTTGCTGATGATTTCCTGCTTTTTGCTAGGGGTGACCAGGGGTCTGTTGAGCTGATGCAACAAACTCTTCACATCTTCCTTGATTCCACAG GTAGTAACACcactagctggaagagtccagtCGCTTGGGAGAAGATTTGTAAGCCAAAGAATAAAGGCGACCTCAGTATTGTGGAGATGGAGATGTGGAATCGCATCTTCTTACTCAAGTTACTGTGGAATATCAACGCCAAGATGGATAGTCTATGGGTGCGTTGGATCCGTTCTTATTACCTCAAGCATGATAATGTGATTAATAGAGCTATTAAGCCCTCTGATGCAGGGGTGTTTAAAGCTATCTTGCAGCAAAGGGATCTAGTGCAAAATGTGCAAACTTTGTGGATGACTatgttacaagacaagaaatgtaATGGCAGGAAGATTTATAATATGCTGCAGGGGGGCATTTCAAATGGGGTGTGGTATAATTTGGTGCTCGACAACAAAGCTAGGCCTATAGCAGTTTTTGCGCTTTGGATGCTCTGTCACAGGAAGTTGCCAACTCGCATGAGATTGCATCGATGGGGAATGATCAACATTACTACTTGTGTGTTTTGTGACCAAGAAGAGACTATTGATCACATGTTCTTTGATTGTGTGGTTCTAAAAAGGATTTGGAAAGCAGTTCTTAACTGGATGGGAATTCACCATGATCCTGGTAATTTGACGTATGAGTTGAATTGGCTGCTGCTGCATTATCGGGGTAAAGGCTGGAGAGCAGACCCTAGCTGA